In one window of Nicotiana tabacum cultivar K326 chromosome 12, ASM71507v2, whole genome shotgun sequence DNA:
- the LOC142167021 gene encoding uncharacterized protein LOC142167021 translates to MPPYLKIYDGTTDPDDHVTHYVTAVKDNDLAKGQVSSILLKKFGETLTGGALTWYSQLPAHSIETFEEMDDKFVTAHAKAKKAEARVNDIFAIKQPPGEGLRNFLARFNRVRMTLPNLLEGMTVASFQNGLNRNGSRATRKLLSQLMKYPPTTWDKIYNAYCAEVRADEDDLNGPTH, encoded by the coding sequence atgCCGCCTTATCTGAAAATATACGATGGCACAACCGACCCCGATGATCATGTGACCCATTACGTCACCGCCGTGAAAGACAATGATCTCGCAAAAGGACAAGTATCCTCCATTCTGCTaaagaaattcggtgaaaccctcacgggaggtgcattaacctggtactCGCAGTTGCCAGCACATTCCATCGAAACCTTTGAGGAAATGGACGACAAGTTCGTGACAGCCCATGCCAAGGCCAAGAAGGCCGAGGCAAGAGTGAATGATATCTTTGCTATTAAACAGCCCCCGGGAGAAGGACTGAGAAACTTCCTCGCCCGTTTCAACCGAGTGAGAATGACTCTGCCCAATTTATTAGAAGGAATGACGGTAGCCTCTTTTCAAAACGGGCTGAATAGAAATGGTTCGAGAGCGACAAGAAAATTATTAAGTCAGCTCATGAAATACCCCCCGACAACTTGGGACAAAATATATAATGCATATTGTGCCGAAGTACGAGCAGACGAAGACGACCTTAATGGGCCGACTCATTGA